A DNA window from Mucilaginibacter xinganensis contains the following coding sequences:
- a CDS encoding LytR/AlgR family response regulator transcription factor, whose protein sequence is MMRCLLIDDEPLALDLLEDNLKYVNYIQVVGRCRTAGEAMIMLQEEEIDLLFCDIHMPGLNGLQLVKSLVQKPMIVFVTAYEKFAIEGFELDVIDYLVKPVPLERFLKACNKVNMLFELRKRSADDAQLRKDHFFLYADYNLVKISFKDIEYVEGLKDYVKINLANQPKPLISRTSIKTLELQLPASHFYRIHRSYLINVDYVMHIRRGKIKTANAELPLSDKYRDMIHKMTSRELEQ, encoded by the coding sequence ATGATGCGATGCCTGCTGATAGATGATGAACCCCTCGCGCTTGACCTGCTTGAAGATAACCTGAAGTATGTAAACTACATACAGGTGGTGGGCCGCTGCCGCACAGCCGGCGAGGCGATGATTATGCTGCAGGAAGAAGAGATAGACCTGTTGTTTTGCGACATCCATATGCCGGGCCTTAACGGCTTGCAGCTGGTGAAAAGCCTGGTTCAAAAACCCATGATTGTGTTTGTTACCGCGTATGAAAAGTTTGCCATTGAAGGCTTTGAGCTGGATGTGATAGATTACCTGGTGAAGCCGGTGCCGCTGGAGCGCTTTTTAAAAGCATGCAACAAGGTAAATATGCTGTTTGAACTGCGTAAACGGTCGGCAGATGATGCACAGCTGCGCAAGGACCATTTCTTTTTATATGCCGATTATAACCTGGTAAAGATCAGCTTTAAGGATATTGAATACGTGGAGGGGCTGAAGGATTATGTAAAGATTAACCTGGCTAACCAGCCCAAGCCGCTGATATCACGCACCAGCATCAAAACGCTGGAACTGCAGCTGCCGGCAAGCCATTTTTACCGCATCCACCGGTCGTACCTTATCAATGTGGACTATGTAATGCACATCAGGCGGGGCAAAATTAAAACCGCCAATGCCGAGCTGCCTTTAAGCGATAAATACCGCGACATGATCCACAAAATGACGAGCCGGGAGCTGGAACAATAA
- a CDS encoding sensor histidine kinase yields MLKRLKPAVIIEFFIHLLFWAFITITPIISRPYPASARHPFFEPQHFVVLNLVLAIQFYLNAFVLIPVVLNKNKNIGLYFGLLLLSFTLLDLVIIYTRPHFPLPPQFAGAPHRPPFDFNLFPLAAITAASFAYRYLADQFKIINNKRDITNAALVSELAFLRSQISPHFIFNVINGVVALSRLNPSAVEPTLIQLSKLMRYMLYITDEEKVTLLQKEDYLRSYIELQQFRFRDVVRLNAEFAIADPQQTIEPMLLIPFVENAFKHGTGDVQQPVIDLTLRTTKESLSFMVSNSYNPAEENKDESHGIGLNNVKRRLELLYPGKHSLIIDKTTNTYKVTLKLQFK; encoded by the coding sequence ATGCTGAAACGATTAAAGCCGGCGGTGATAATTGAGTTTTTTATACACCTGCTTTTTTGGGCTTTTATTACCATTACGCCCATCATTTCAAGGCCTTACCCGGCCAGTGCGCGGCACCCTTTTTTTGAGCCACAGCATTTTGTGGTGCTCAACCTGGTGCTGGCCATCCAGTTTTATTTAAATGCCTTTGTGCTCATCCCGGTGGTGCTCAATAAAAATAAAAATATAGGCTTGTACTTTGGTTTGTTGCTGCTGTCGTTCACGCTGCTCGACCTGGTGATCATTTATACCCGCCCGCATTTCCCTTTGCCACCGCAATTTGCCGGTGCCCCGCACCGGCCACCCTTTGATTTTAACCTTTTTCCGCTGGCTGCCATTACCGCTGCCAGTTTCGCTTACCGGTACCTGGCCGATCAGTTTAAAATCATTAACAACAAACGCGATATTACCAACGCTGCGCTGGTGTCTGAACTGGCTTTTTTACGGTCGCAGATCAGCCCGCATTTTATATTTAACGTAATAAACGGGGTGGTGGCCTTGTCGCGTTTAAACCCTTCGGCGGTAGAGCCTACGCTGATTCAGCTTTCAAAGCTAATGCGGTATATGCTGTATATAACTGATGAAGAAAAAGTTACCCTGCTGCAAAAGGAAGACTACCTGCGCAGCTATATTGAGCTGCAGCAATTTCGCTTCCGAGATGTGGTAAGGCTCAATGCTGAATTTGCTATTGCCGATCCGCAGCAAACCATTGAACCCATGCTGCTGATCCCTTTTGTGGAGAACGCTTTTAAACACGGCACCGGCGATGTTCAGCAGCCCGTGATAGACCTGACACTGCGGACAACTAAAGAAAGCTTAAGCTTTATGGTTAGTAACAGCTATAACCCCGCCGAAGAAAATAAAGATGAAAGCCATGGAATTGGCCTGAACAATGTTAAAAGAAGGCTGGAGCTGCTGTATCCCGGCAAGCATAGCCTTATTATCGATAAAACTACAAATACGTATAAAGTAACCTTAAAACTTCAATTTAAATGA
- a CDS encoding UbiD family decarboxylase, producing MSYPSLKACVADLEKHGRLIRIKEEVDPYLQMAAIHLRVFENEGPAILFENIKGSKFPAVSNLFGTLERSEFIFRDTLDKIKTLVDLKSDPLKAIKNPFKYANVALTALSALPMKTGSRAPVNFAKCKISDIPQIVNWPNDGGPFVTMPQVYTEDADKPGIMNANLGMYRIQLAGNDYILNEEIGLHYQLHRGIGVHQTKANAKGQPLKVSIFVGGPPSHPVAAVMPLPEGLSEMTFAGALGNRRFRYFYDEEGFCISADADFVITGTVMPHDNKPEGPFGDHLGYYSLKHPFPLLKVHNVYHRKDAIWSFTVVGRPPQEDTSFGALIHEITGSAIPKEIPGLHAVNAVDAAGVHPLLFAIGSERYTPYSDNERRPQEILTIANHILGKGQLSLAKYLFIAAREDDPQLNVNDIGGFLKHILQRIDLTRDLHFYTNTTIDTLDYSGSGLNSGSKVAIAAAGPVKRELWNELPANFDLPRPFEKYKMVMPGVLAVEVPKNIRTSDMPLMLEILDEHLQDAELSGLPLMVFCDDAGFTAQSINNFVWVTFTRSNPSHDIYGIKSFTEHKHWGCNGPLIIDARIKPHHAPVLEKDPAAEKLVDKMGEKGGALHGII from the coding sequence ATGAGTTACCCAAGTTTAAAAGCCTGTGTTGCCGATCTTGAAAAACATGGTCGGTTGATCCGTATTAAAGAAGAGGTTGACCCTTACCTGCAAATGGCCGCCATTCATTTGCGTGTATTTGAAAATGAAGGCCCGGCTATCCTTTTTGAAAACATAAAAGGCAGCAAGTTCCCGGCGGTATCCAACCTTTTCGGGACGCTTGAAAGATCTGAATTTATTTTCAGGGATACCCTGGATAAGATCAAAACTTTGGTCGATCTGAAATCTGATCCGCTGAAGGCCATAAAAAATCCTTTTAAATACGCTAATGTAGCGCTTACGGCATTATCGGCGCTGCCCATGAAAACCGGCAGCCGCGCGCCTGTAAACTTTGCCAAATGCAAAATAAGTGACATCCCGCAGATAGTAAACTGGCCGAATGACGGCGGCCCGTTTGTAACCATGCCGCAGGTTTACACTGAAGACGCCGATAAGCCGGGCATTATGAATGCCAACCTGGGCATGTACCGCATCCAGCTGGCCGGTAATGATTATATATTGAATGAAGAAATTGGGCTGCACTACCAGTTGCACAGGGGGATAGGTGTACATCAAACCAAAGCAAACGCGAAAGGCCAGCCATTAAAGGTGAGCATATTTGTGGGCGGCCCGCCATCGCACCCGGTTGCGGCGGTAATGCCATTACCCGAAGGTTTGTCAGAAATGACTTTTGCCGGTGCGCTTGGCAACCGCCGTTTTCGCTATTTTTACGATGAAGAAGGTTTCTGTATTTCGGCGGATGCTGATTTTGTGATAACCGGAACCGTGATGCCTCACGATAATAAACCCGAGGGCCCATTTGGCGATCATTTGGGATATTACAGTTTAAAGCACCCTTTCCCGCTGTTAAAAGTACATAACGTTTATCACCGCAAGGATGCCATTTGGTCGTTTACGGTTGTTGGGCGTCCGCCGCAGGAAGATACCAGTTTTGGTGCCCTGATCCATGAGATCACCGGCTCGGCTATCCCGAAGGAAATTCCGGGTTTGCATGCGGTAAACGCAGTTGATGCTGCGGGTGTGCATCCTTTACTGTTTGCCATTGGCAGCGAGCGTTACACCCCTTACAGCGATAACGAAAGGCGTCCGCAGGAGATCCTCACCATTGCTAACCACATCTTAGGCAAGGGGCAGCTGAGCCTGGCTAAATACCTGTTTATTGCCGCCCGGGAAGATGATCCTCAATTAAATGTTAATGATATCGGCGGCTTCTTAAAACACATCCTGCAAAGGATAGACCTTACCCGCGACCTTCACTTTTATACCAACACCACCATTGATACCCTTGATTACAGCGGCAGCGGACTAAACTCAGGCAGTAAGGTGGCCATTGCCGCAGCAGGGCCGGTAAAAAGAGAACTTTGGAACGAACTGCCTGCGAACTTTGATTTGCCGCGGCCTTTTGAAAAATACAAAATGGTAATGCCCGGCGTGCTGGCTGTTGAGGTGCCTAAAAATATCCGCACCAGCGATATGCCTTTGATGCTGGAGATACTGGATGAACATTTGCAGGATGCCGAACTAAGCGGCCTGCCGCTGATGGTATTTTGTGACGATGCCGGGTTTACGGCACAAAGCATCAATAATTTTGTATGGGTAACCTTTACACGCAGCAACCCATCGCACGATATTTATGGCATTAAAAGCTTTACCGAACATAAGCATTGGGGCTGCAACGGCCCGCTGATTATTGATGCCCGCATTAAGCCACACCATGCCCCCGTGCTGGAAAAAGACCCGGCGGCTGAAAAGCTGGTGGATAAGATGGGCGAAAAGGGCGGCGCACTGCACGGAATTATTTAA
- a CDS encoding sulfite exporter TauE/SafE family protein, with the protein MSVIIFTVIILIGSYFAGLLGSLTGLGGGVVIIPLLTLLLKVDIHYAIGASLVSVIATSSGSAAAYVKEGITNMRLGMFLEIATTAGAMCGAMLAVYIPTQYIAILFGVILLFSAILSLRKKAEQIITEKSYLAAKLKLNSSYPTAAGPVEYSVRNVGGGFVMMAFAGVISGLLGIGSGALKVIAMDTIMRIPFKVSTTTSNFMIGVTASASAVVYLQRGYISPGLVMPVVIGVLFGAFTGSKILVHTKSSGWLRWVFAIVVSFLAGQMIYNGITGNI; encoded by the coding sequence ATGTCGGTAATTATTTTTACTGTTATTATACTTATTGGCTCCTATTTTGCAGGCTTGCTGGGATCGTTAACCGGCCTGGGGGGCGGTGTGGTAATTATCCCGCTACTTACTTTATTGCTCAAGGTTGATATCCATTATGCCATTGGTGCGTCGCTGGTATCGGTTATTGCAACTTCGTCAGGTTCGGCGGCTGCCTATGTAAAGGAAGGCATCACCAATATGCGGCTCGGCATGTTTTTAGAGATAGCCACTACTGCCGGTGCCATGTGCGGTGCCATGCTGGCGGTTTATATCCCAACTCAATATATTGCTATATTATTTGGCGTTATCTTACTTTTTTCCGCAATACTTTCTCTGCGCAAAAAGGCGGAGCAAATTATCACTGAAAAAAGCTACCTGGCTGCTAAACTAAAACTTAACAGCAGTTACCCCACTGCTGCCGGCCCGGTTGAATATAGTGTACGTAACGTGGGCGGCGGTTTTGTTATGATGGCATTTGCAGGCGTTATTTCGGGGCTGCTGGGCATTGGCTCGGGTGCATTAAAAGTTATCGCAATGGATACCATTATGCGCATCCCTTTTAAGGTGTCAACCACTACCAGCAATTTTATGATAGGCGTTACCGCATCGGCAAGTGCGGTAGTGTATTTGCAACGCGGCTATATTAGCCCGGGCCTGGTTATGCCGGTTGTTATAGGGGTATTGTTTGGCGCTTTTACCGGCTCAAAAATACTGGTACATACCAAATCATCAGGCTGGCTCAGGTGGGTATTTGCCATTGTGGTATCCTTTTTAGCGGGACAAATGATTTATAACGGAATTACAGGGAATATTTAA
- a CDS encoding DUF1634 domain-containing protein: protein MKFKDTDIQSLIGKVLRTGMIISMGIVFFGGILFLYRHGHSIPNYKVFKGIPPFLQNTGSLLHASFQLKGQAIIQLGIILLIATPILRVVFSTLGFVLEKDYLYVGISMVVLAIIFTSMLSGHAG, encoded by the coding sequence ATGAAATTTAAAGACACAGACATACAATCGCTTATAGGTAAGGTGCTGCGTACCGGTATGATCATATCTATGGGGATCGTTTTTTTTGGCGGAATCTTGTTTTTGTACCGTCACGGGCATTCTATCCCAAACTATAAGGTTTTTAAGGGCATCCCTCCTTTTCTTCAAAATACCGGGAGTTTGCTGCATGCCTCCTTTCAGCTAAAGGGACAGGCCATCATTCAATTGGGAATAATTTTATTAATTGCCACGCCTATACTAAGGGTAGTATTTTCAACCCTGGGCTTTGTACTGGAAAAAGACTACCTGTATGTGGGCATCAGCATGGTTGTGCTGGCTATTATTTTTACCAGCATGCTAAGCGGGCACGCGGGGTAA
- a CDS encoding outer membrane beta-barrel protein — protein sequence MKIIFGCLLAAFLAVLFNNVHAQAVLSTIHGKVLNEQHTPAEASTVILLKARDSSIVSSTVTGKNGKFRFEDVVADDYLLLATAVGYVKTYSGPYRIDNNENHGIGEINLQQATNQLKEVTILSSRPQIEVRPGKITLNIPNSLTAEGNSAFEILRQAPGVRVDNSNNISIIGRQSALITIDGKTTNLTGEDLVAYLRSIQSNMIEKIELITSGSAKYDASSGGIVNIVLKKGNNIGSNGTISATAGYGKYYKSNIGVRFNDRMDKLNLFGSYNFTTDKTFHNFVTDRIIDFNNLISNYHVDYKGIQTSENNTFSAGADYTVAPNHTIGFLINGFARQDDFAKDNKLNISNGGVLDSIITAESKLGRHIKKINYNLNYNGKLNKAGSTLSADINYTTFNRSSSEYITNDFYRADWSPYRDAVLLENLSPSAIRIWLSKIDFSTPLSKNSTFEAGIKYSHASSNNDLIFGPQVNGQYVPDADLSNHFFYTEVVDAGYVNYQNKFNKFYITMGLRGEQTVANGNSVTMDTKIDRSYFDLFPQAQFTYKRDSKNEFSLSYNRGITRPAYEEINPFLYYVDPYDYRAGNPNLMPQYSNLIELSHTYNKTIITSLYTSIISNAYDFGFYEQNDATKVNVKTQINFGKIYNYGIKFSAPLTVNNWWEAYFHADASYQRYVAYPQNGNLNKGTQDIILNTIQSFKISKTLSAVVSGEYESANFYGINQNKPRYRVDAGLGEQMFNNRGSLRLNVSDIFNTLRDRSSVNYQNLNLTVTDKLESRIARLTFTYRFGKTSVKTITTHRTGNEEEQKRISLGGGN from the coding sequence ATGAAGATTATTTTTGGATGCTTATTGGCAGCGTTCCTGGCCGTACTGTTTAATAATGTGCACGCGCAGGCAGTACTTTCAACCATACATGGGAAGGTGCTGAATGAACAGCATACCCCCGCCGAAGCCTCCACTGTGATTTTGTTAAAAGCCCGTGATTCGTCTATTGTAAGTTCAACCGTTACCGGCAAAAACGGAAAGTTCAGGTTTGAAGATGTGGTTGCTGATGATTACCTGCTGCTGGCAACTGCTGTTGGTTACGTTAAAACATATTCAGGCCCTTACCGGATTGACAATAACGAAAACCACGGCATAGGTGAAATAAACTTACAACAGGCAACCAACCAGCTAAAAGAGGTAACCATTTTAAGCAGCAGGCCCCAAATTGAAGTAAGACCGGGAAAAATAACGTTAAATATCCCCAATAGTTTAACAGCCGAGGGCAATTCTGCCTTTGAGATATTGCGGCAAGCGCCCGGGGTACGGGTTGATAACAGCAACAACATCAGCATAATTGGGCGGCAAAGCGCTTTGATTACGATTGATGGCAAAACAACCAACCTTACAGGTGAAGACCTGGTTGCTTACCTGCGCAGCATCCAGTCGAACATGATTGAAAAAATTGAACTGATAACCAGCGGGTCGGCCAAATACGATGCATCGAGCGGGGGTATAGTGAACATTGTCTTAAAAAAGGGTAATAATATAGGCTCCAATGGTACTATTTCTGCCACTGCCGGTTATGGAAAATACTACAAAAGCAATATAGGCGTCAGGTTTAACGACCGTATGGATAAGTTGAACCTGTTTGGGAGCTATAATTTTACGACCGATAAGACCTTTCATAATTTTGTAACCGACCGGATCATTGATTTCAATAATTTGATCAGTAATTATCATGTGGATTATAAGGGCATTCAAACCAGTGAGAATAATACGTTTAGCGCAGGCGCTGATTACACGGTTGCCCCAAACCATACTATTGGTTTTTTAATTAACGGGTTTGCCCGGCAGGATGATTTTGCAAAAGATAATAAGCTGAACATCAGCAACGGAGGGGTGCTGGATTCCATCATCACCGCTGAATCAAAGCTTGGGCGGCATATTAAGAAGATAAATTATAACCTAAATTATAACGGCAAGCTTAACAAGGCAGGCAGCACGCTGTCGGCCGATATCAATTACACCACTTTTAACCGCAGTTCGTCTGAGTATATTACCAATGATTTTTACAGGGCCGACTGGAGCCCTTACCGGGATGCCGTTTTGCTTGAAAACCTTTCGCCATCAGCAATCAGGATCTGGCTTTCGAAGATTGATTTTAGCACCCCGCTTTCAAAAAACTCAACTTTTGAGGCCGGTATTAAATACAGCCATGCTTCCAGCAATAATGATTTGATTTTTGGGCCGCAGGTAAACGGGCAATATGTGCCTGACGCTGATTTGAGCAATCATTTTTTTTATACCGAAGTTGTGGATGCAGGTTATGTGAACTATCAAAATAAGTTTAACAAGTTTTATATTACCATGGGCTTACGCGGCGAACAAACCGTTGCTAACGGCAACTCGGTAACTATGGATACCAAAATAGACCGCAGTTATTTCGATTTATTCCCGCAGGCGCAGTTTACTTATAAAAGGGACAGCAAAAACGAGTTTTCGTTGAGTTATAACCGCGGTATTACCAGGCCGGCCTACGAAGAAATTAACCCCTTTTTATACTATGTTGATCCGTACGATTACAGGGCGGGCAATCCAAACTTAATGCCGCAGTATTCCAATTTAATTGAGCTGTCGCACACGTACAACAAAACCATTATAACAAGTTTATATACGTCTATAATAAGTAACGCATACGACTTTGGGTTTTACGAACAAAACGATGCCACCAAGGTTAACGTAAAAACACAAATCAATTTTGGAAAAATCTACAATTATGGCATCAAGTTTTCGGCGCCGTTAACAGTTAATAACTGGTGGGAAGCTTATTTTCACGCTGATGCATCCTATCAGCGGTATGTGGCTTACCCGCAAAACGGCAACCTGAATAAGGGTACGCAGGATATTATTTTGAACACCATTCAAAGCTTTAAAATAAGCAAAACCCTATCGGCCGTGGTTTCGGGCGAATATGAATCGGCAAACTTTTACGGGATCAATCAAAACAAGCCACGTTACCGTGTTGATGCCGGTTTGGGTGAGCAAATGTTTAATAATCGCGGTAGTTTAAGGTTAAATGTGTCTGATATATTTAATACCCTGCGCGACAGGAGCAGCGTGAACTATCAAAATCTTAACTTAACGGTAACCGATAAACTGGAGAGCCGGATTGCGCGGCTTACCTTTACTTACCGGTTCGGAAAAACTTCGGTAAAAACCATTACCACGCACCGTACAGGTAACGAAGAAGAGCAAAAAAGGATAAGCCTTGGCGGCGGTAACTAA
- a CDS encoding HipA family kinase has translation MNYSKPRLRTVNVQRYVTPLREGGSLPAIAEADDGFLYVLKFRGAGQGARALIAELIGGEIARACGLKVPEIVFANLDEAFGRTEPDEEIQDLLKASVGLNLALHYLSGAITFDASVVNIDHKLASKIVWLDCLLTNVDRTPRNTNMLMWHKELWLIDHGAALYFHHSWQNWEEAAKKPFLQIKDHVLLQRATLLDEVDAEFRTILTDEVIRDIVNLVPDEWLTGELAFETPQHYRDAYAHFLITRIAHSDFFVKGAQNAAEAVI, from the coding sequence ATGAATTACAGTAAACCCCGGTTGCGTACAGTAAATGTGCAGCGCTACGTTACACCCCTGCGCGAAGGAGGTTCGTTACCCGCAATAGCCGAGGCTGACGACGGCTTTTTATATGTACTAAAGTTTAGGGGCGCCGGGCAAGGCGCCAGGGCACTGATAGCTGAGCTGATTGGCGGCGAAATTGCACGTGCCTGCGGATTAAAAGTACCTGAAATTGTTTTTGCCAACCTTGACGAGGCTTTTGGCCGTACCGAACCTGACGAAGAGATCCAGGACTTGTTAAAAGCCAGTGTTGGCCTTAACCTGGCGCTGCATTACCTGTCGGGCGCTATAACTTTTGATGCTTCGGTAGTTAACATTGATCATAAACTTGCCTCAAAAATAGTTTGGCTGGATTGCCTGCTAACCAACGTTGACCGTACCCCGCGCAATACCAATATGCTGATGTGGCATAAAGAGCTCTGGCTAATTGACCACGGCGCCGCACTATATTTTCACCATTCCTGGCAAAACTGGGAAGAAGCTGCAAAAAAACCTTTTTTACAGATCAAAGACCATGTATTGTTACAGCGCGCAACTCTGCTGGATGAGGTTGACGCCGAATTCCGCACCATATTAACAGACGAAGTGATCCGTGATATAGTTAACCTGGTACCTGACGAATGGCTCACCGGCGAACTGGCTTTTGAAACACCGCAGCATTACCGCGATGCGTACGCCCATTTTTTAATAACCCGTATAGCACATTCAGATTTTTTTGTAAAAGGAGCCCAAAATGCAGCAGAAGCAGTTATTTGA
- a CDS encoding DUF3037 domain-containing protein produces MQQKQLFEYAVIRVVPRVEREEFLNIGVILFCAKQKFLQTKYLLDEARLKACHPGLDLEELKKHLCSFERICHGGKDAGPIGQLDQASRFRWLTATRSTVLQTSKVHPGISEDALATLNRLFEQLVM; encoded by the coding sequence ATGCAGCAGAAGCAGTTATTTGAATATGCCGTTATCCGCGTGGTACCAAGGGTAGAACGGGAAGAATTTTTAAATATCGGGGTGATCTTATTTTGCGCCAAACAAAAATTCCTGCAAACAAAATACCTGCTGGATGAGGCGCGCCTGAAGGCTTGCCATCCCGGTTTGGATCTTGAAGAATTAAAAAAACACTTGTGCTCATTTGAACGCATTTGCCATGGCGGCAAAGATGCAGGGCCAATTGGCCAATTGGATCAGGCATCGCGCTTTCGCTGGCTCACCGCCACCCGCAGCACTGTTTTGCAAACCTCAAAAGTACACCCCGGCATAAGCGAAGACGCTTTAGCCACGCTGAACAGGTTGTTTGAGCAGCTGGTAATGTAA
- a CDS encoding alpha-N-acetylglucosaminidase → MSHVTQAAKLFLITLLSLTSLNLLKAKSAPVADSVNNTEVKGIISRILPGKSSYFILKTIPVKASRDSFYVQSQGDKIVIEGTNALSMAKGLNYYLKTYCHISVSWYANDVINVPAQLPVIDQPAGQACRFDKRFFLNYCTFGYTTLWWQWRDWEHLIDWMALNGINMPLAITGQEYIWQRVWKKFGMTDEQSRAFFTGPAHLPWQRMGNLDRWLGPLPQSFIDGQFTLQKQILQRERSLGMKPILPAFAGHVPKDLVKKFPKMKVTDLGSYDTGTENDAFFLDPMDPLFVKIQKLYLGEQEKLLGTNHYYGADPFNEMNPPSWEPAYLASVAKTIYSGMKAIDPNAVWVQMGWTFYYDRKHWTNPRLEAMIKAVPPNKMLLLDYFCEQTEVWRATDAFFNAPYIWCYLGNFGGNTQLAAPLLKVAKLLPAAEKDPNHRQMDGIGTTLEGFGVNQFMFEWLFDYAWNANAANVNDWMKQYADSRSGRHDVVAQSAWLKLLPVVYNAQVSGVGLGNIVQSEPMLKGHGDYSSLSNYDYSALSNILPSFFVADSASKASPNYRRDLALVEKQVLVNLASAIRDSIGKAYYAKDTRSFEKFTKLFTSLCDDVDLVASTQQDLLLGNWIGQARAFGNTTAEKNFYEKDARVLITTWGGEANVNTDYAAKDWAGLIKTYYKPRWELFFNYLRKTLNAGTPPDMKEFDKLRVKFEWQWTDKTAADQPFATQPQGDVMKICSDLYKKWALYL, encoded by the coding sequence ATGAGCCACGTCACACAAGCAGCAAAACTCTTTTTAATCACACTACTTTCATTAACAAGCTTAAATCTGCTCAAAGCAAAATCAGCCCCAGTGGCCGACAGCGTCAATAATACTGAAGTTAAAGGAATCATCAGCCGCATTCTTCCCGGTAAATCATCTTATTTTATATTAAAAACTATTCCTGTTAAAGCCAGCCGCGATAGCTTTTATGTGCAAAGCCAGGGAGATAAAATAGTTATTGAAGGCACCAACGCACTGTCAATGGCCAAAGGGCTTAACTATTACCTTAAAACCTATTGCCACATCTCGGTAAGCTGGTATGCCAATGACGTAATTAACGTACCGGCGCAGTTACCGGTAATTGACCAGCCTGCCGGGCAGGCCTGCCGTTTTGATAAACGTTTTTTTCTAAACTATTGCACATTTGGCTATACTACCCTTTGGTGGCAATGGCGTGATTGGGAACATTTAATTGACTGGATGGCACTTAACGGCATCAACATGCCGCTGGCTATTACCGGGCAGGAATACATCTGGCAGCGGGTATGGAAAAAATTCGGAATGACCGACGAGCAGAGCCGCGCGTTTTTTACCGGCCCGGCGCATTTGCCGTGGCAGCGCATGGGCAACCTGGACAGGTGGCTCGGCCCCCTGCCGCAAAGTTTTATTGATGGCCAGTTTACCCTGCAAAAGCAAATCCTGCAAAGGGAAAGAAGCCTGGGCATGAAACCTATTTTGCCCGCATTTGCCGGCCATGTACCCAAAGACCTGGTAAAAAAGTTCCCAAAAATGAAAGTTACCGACCTTGGCTCATATGACACCGGGACGGAGAACGATGCTTTTTTCCTCGATCCGATGGATCCCCTGTTTGTTAAAATTCAGAAACTTTACCTCGGCGAACAGGAAAAATTACTGGGCACTAATCACTATTACGGTGCCGATCCATTCAACGAGATGAACCCGCCCAGCTGGGAACCCGCCTACCTGGCCAGTGTGGCAAAAACCATATACAGCGGCATGAAAGCCATTGACCCGAATGCCGTTTGGGTACAAATGGGCTGGACTTTTTATTACGACCGTAAACACTGGACCAACCCGCGCCTGGAAGCCATGATAAAGGCCGTGCCGCCGAATAAAATGCTGTTGCTGGACTATTTTTGCGAGCAAACCGAAGTTTGGCGCGCAACCGATGCCTTTTTTAATGCCCCCTATATTTGGTGTTACCTGGGCAATTTTGGTGGCAATACCCAACTGGCGGCCCCGCTGTTAAAGGTGGCCAAACTGTTGCCCGCTGCCGAAAAAGATCCTAACCACCGGCAAATGGATGGCATTGGTACCACGCTTGAAGGTTTCGGGGTTAACCAGTTTATGTTTGAATGGCTGTTTGATTACGCCTGGAATGCCAATGCTGCAAACGTAAACGATTGGATGAAACAATATGCCGACAGCCGCAGCGGCCGTCATGACGTGGTTGCGCAATCGGCCTGGTTAAAGCTTTTGCCCGTAGTATATAACGCACAGGTATCAGGCGTTGGATTAGGAAATATCGTTCAGTCCGAGCCGATGCTGAAAGGGCACGGTGATTACTCCTCATTAAGCAATTACGATTACAGCGCATTGAGCAATATCCTGCCATCATTTTTTGTTGCTGACTCCGCTTCAAAAGCATCGCCCAATTACCGCAGAGATTTGGCATTGGTTGAAAAACAGGTACTTGTTAACCTTGCATCCGCAATTCGCGACAGTATCGGCAAAGCCTACTATGCAAAGGATACCCGGTCATTTGAAAAATTCACCAAACTATTCACTTCGCTGTGCGATGATGTGGACCTGGTTGCCTCAACCCAGCAGGATCTGTTATTAGGAAACTGGATAGGGCAAGCCCGCGCCTTTGGCAACACAACTGCTGAAAAGAACTTTTACGAAAAGGACGCCCGCGTATTGATCACCACCTGGGGCGGCGAGGCCAACGTAAATACCGATTATGCAGCAAAGGATTGGGCCGGGTTGATAAAAACCTATTACAAACCGCGCTGGGAGTTATTTTTTAACTACCTGCGAAAAACCTTGAATGCCGGAACACCGCCGGATATGAAAGAATTTGACAAGCTGCGCGTTAAGTTTGAATGGCAGTGGACGGATAAAACTGCTGCAGACCAACCCTTTGCGACGCAGCCACAGGGCGATGTAATGAAGATCTGTAGCGATCTTTATAAAAAATGGGCATTGTATTTATAG